From the Solanum lycopersicum chromosome 10, SLM_r2.1 genome, one window contains:
- the LOC101263473 gene encoding uncharacterized protein gives MKHSIEGMTNLPQSFSIGAGGGFGGFGGVASPSLVGAGTSANNDRNMQSAEQLVLDLTNPELRENALLELSKKRELFQDLAPLLWNSCATIAALLQEIISIYPVLSPPTLTPALSNRVCNALALLQCVASHPDTRMLFLKAHIPLYLYPFLNTTSKSRPFEYLRLTSLGVIGALVKVDDTEVISFLLSTEIIPLCLRTMEMGSELSKTVATFIVEKILLDDVGLDYICTTAERFYAVSRVLENMVGTLAEQPSSRLLKHIIRCYLRLSDNPRACDALRGCLPDILGDTAFQSCLRDDPMTRRWLQQLLHSVNTNRVPLQAGGFDHIL, from the exons aTGAAGCATTCGATTGAGGGCATGACAAACTTACCTCAGTCTTTCTCAATCGGCGCCGGCGGAGGTTTCGGAGGTTTTGGAGGAGTTGCATCGCCGTCGTTGGTCGGTGCTGGAACTTCGGCTAATAACGATCGCAACATGCAATCGGCGGAACAGTTAGTGCTTGATCTCACTAATCCCGAACTTCGTGAAAATGCTCTTCTAGAGCTTTCTAAG AAGAGGGAACTTTTTCAGGATTTGGCCCCTCTATTGTGGAACTCATGTGCTACTATCGCTGCTCTGCTACAG GAGATAATTTCGATCTACCCTGTTTTGTCGCCTCCAACTCTGACTCCTGCACTATCCAATAGAGTTTGTAATGCACTAGCACTTCTTCAG TGTGTAGCCTCTCATCCTGACACCAGAATGTTGTTCCTCAAAG CACATATTCCTTTGTATCTGTACCCCTTTCTTAATACAACGAGCAAGTCAAGACCTTTTGAATATCTGAGACTTACAAGCTTAGGTGTCATTGGTGCCCTTGTGAAG GTAGATGATACTGAAGTTATCAGTTTTCTTCTTTCAACAGAAATAATTCCGCTGTGCTTGCGCACGATGGAGATGGGGAGTGAACTATCGAAAACT GTTGCAACTTTCATTGTGGAAAAAATTCTTCTAGATGATGTGGGTTTGGATTACATCTGTACCACAGCGGAAAGGTTTTATGCAGTATCCCGAGTTCTAGAGAATATGGTCGGCACGCTTGCTGAACAACCTTCATCAAGATTGCTGAAACACATAATTAGGTGCTATCTTCGTTTGTCAGATAATCCAAG GGCATGTGATGCACTGAGAGGTTGTCTTCCCGATATACTTGGAGATACCGCCTTCCAGAGCTGTCTTCGT GACGATCCAATGACAAGGAGGTGGCTGCAACAATTGCTCCATAGCGTTAATACGAATCGGGTTCCTCTACAGGCTGGAGGATTTGATCATATACTGTGA
- the LOC138339127 gene encoding ribonuclease 3-like protein 2, producing MVTDANRLTPAEEEITNTATSVQAVEELLKYRFQNTKLLEEALTHSSCPNLITNYQRLAFVGDAALGLAISSYFFVTYPDVDCGRLTDLRSANLSTEKLARVAVGHGL from the coding sequence ATGGTAACCGACGCAAATAGGTTGACGCCGGCGGAGGAAGAAATTACGAACACGGCGACATCAGTACAGGCAGTGGAAGAGTTATTGAAATATCGATTTCAGAACACGAAGCTTCTAGAAGAAGCTCTTACTCACTCTTCCTGTCCTAATTTAATTACTAATTACCAGCGGTTAGCGTTCGTCGGTGACGCTGCTCTTGGCTTAGCTATTTCCAGTTATTTCTTCGTTACTTACCCTGATGTTGACTGTGGTAGGCTTACTGACCTTCGTTCTGCCAATTTAAGTACGGAAAAGCTTGCTAGAGTTGCAGTCGGGCACGGCCTTTAG
- the LOC101263166 gene encoding uncharacterized protein, with product MAAPAAEGLAVTALRSVLHRVRQAAERSGRRADDVRVLAVSKTKPISLITQVYEAGHRCFGENYVQEIIQKAPELPEDIEWHYIGHLQSNKAKQLLTAVPNLAMVHGVDNQKLANYLDRAVSSIGRQPLKVLVQVNTSGEESKSGVDPSNCIELAKHVKLDCPNLEFSGLMTIGRPDYTSTPENFKTLLNCRTEVCKVLGMAESRCELSMGMSSDFELAIEMGSTNVRIGSTIFGPREYPKKQ from the exons ATGGCTGCTCCGGCTGCCGAGGGTCTGGCTGTGACGGCGCTGCGGTCGGTGCTCCACCGTGTCCGTCAGGCTGCTGAAAGGTCCGGTCGCCGTGCTGATGACGTGAGAGTGTTGGCCGTTAGCAAGACGAAGCCTATTTCTCTTATTACCCAAGTGTATGAAGCCGGTCACCGGTGTTTTGGTGAAAATTATGTTCAAGAGATTATCCAGAAGGCTCCTGAG CTTCCTGAGGACATAGAATGGCATTATATCGGGCATCTGCAGAGCAATAAAGCGAAGCAACTCTTAA CTGCTGTTCCCAATCTAGCCATGGTTCACGGTGTTGATAACCAGAAG CTTGCAAATTATCTTGATCGTGCGGTTTCAAGCATTGGCAGGCAGCCCTTGAAGGTTTTGGTTCAGGTTAATACCAGCGGAGAAGAGT CAAAATCTGGTGTTGATCCATCTAATTGCATAGAGCTTGCCAAACATGTCAAGCTGGATTGCCCAAACCTTGAGTTCTCTGGCCTAATGACGATTGGACGGCCTGACTACACTTCAACCCCAGAGAACTTCAAG ACGCTACTGAATTGTAGAACTGAAGTTTGCAAGGTGCTTGGTATGGCGGAGTCTCGATGTGAGTTGTCAATGGGCATGTCTAGTGACTTCGAGCTAGCG ATAGAAATGGGCAGCACCAATGTGAGAATTGGATCAACCATATTTGGACCTAGGGAGTATCCAAAGAAGCAATGA
- the LOC101250744 gene encoding uncharacterized protein isoform X2: MHDQGAVQPPTEKLHQIIARTALFVSKHGGQSEIVLRVKQGNNPTFGFLMPDHGLHAYFRYLVDHPELLQSDSDLNAQSEGPKTSNEHKEHDGGGGALSMLGSVYGFGEDEEPANGDDPGSRVSSVQVESLDTSNISRPLGRAESSSKAFENGEKETDERGSTHSLRSSKDKEKVPSLKKNNLVSASKSGSRSSMRKESDFSSSAVAEKTKTDMSGLGAVTKTGPMVEPPFELKRLIDKIVEFILRNGKQFESTLMEQDSKHGRFPFLLPSNQYHPYYLKVLQKAQESKVHGSERRSSLKERDSTSLRASEYDLPYEIDKKEKFKMVIGKSKKETQDSLTRTSEQEAGVNVDAAAAAAILQAATRGIKNPNLSIISGSSKNGDSQGQSSEGAQASSFLNVPPSGLSIVGQKSDRRMGHGVSIPKVKEIAKSAAAEAASEADSSEAHLSKEQKLKAERLRRAKMFVSLLKGGGAAPAKRDSLGGSVEPQGSALSGSVTEVNVATKEREGSAALAELTAVEREGSTAPLDNNNASNENEKPEMQHTAEEHERRSRRKYRSRSGIHEDEDEEEEEGQEEEEEQRSRKKRRSSRKDEDEESEEIRDDKRSRKKRRSRRHRHKDSENAGEDEDDEDNRRSRKKHHKRHSSPENDDDQRDAERHHKHGSKKHSSHRSSRENWKDDDEGDYKHSKKKHRSHRSSHRSRDRHEHKTKDSSDDESDRSRRTSHRIKDRHKHRTKHSSDNEPEGRHKHASSSDDEEQQYDLGGKNEKGTKEREELEEGEILAKASDQSRGSLGGSVSREASVDVSSSQQRAPSQPSESTEISDDLRAKIRAMLMATRT, from the exons ATGCATGACCAAGGGGCAGTGCAG CCACCAACGGAAAAATTGCATCAAATAATTGCAAGGACTGCTCTGTTTGTGAGCAAACATGGTGGGCAGTCAGAAATTGTTCTCAGGGTGAAGCAGGGAAACAATCCAACATTTGGGTTCTTGATGCCTGACCATGGTCTTCATGCATACTTTAGGTATCTTGTTGATCATCCTGAACTTTTACAATCTGATAGTGATTTGAATGCTCAAAGTGAAGGACCAAAGACTTCTAATGAGCACAAGGAACATGACGGTGGTGGAGGTGCTTTATCTATGCTTGGTTCTGTTTATGGGTTTGGGGAGGATGAGGAGCCTGCAAATGGGGATGATCCTGGATCCAGAGTTTCCAGTGTACAAGTGGAGTCATTGGATACCTCTAACATTTCCCGTCCACTTGGAAGGGCTGAATCTAGTTCTAAGGCATTTGAAAATGGTGAGAAAGAAACAGATGAGAGAGGTTCTACTCATTCACTTCGTTCTAGTAAAGATAAAGAAAAGGTTCCTTCACTGAAAAAGAATAATTTGGTCAGTGCTTCCAAGAGTGGTAGTAGAAGCAGCATGCGGAAGGAAAGTGACTTCAGTTCTTCTGCTGTAGCAGAAAAGACAAAGACAGACATGTCTGGTCTAGGAGCTGTCACTAAGACTGGACCGATGGTGGAGCCTCCATTTGAACTGAAGAGATTGATTGATAAGATAGTGGAGTTCATTCTGAGGAATGGGAAGCAGTTTGAGTCAACTCTGATGGAACAGGACAGTAAACATGGGAGATTCCCATTTCTCCTTCCGTCCAACCAATATCATCCCTACTATCTAAAAGTACTCCAGAAAGCTCAAGAG TCAAAAGTCCATGGATCAGAAAGGAGATCTTCTTTGAAGGAAAGGGATTCTACCTCTTTAAGGGCTTCGGAGTATGATCTGCCATATGAAATTGATAAGAAAGAGAAGTTTAAGATGGTGATTGGCAAATCCAAGAAGGAAACACAAGACTCTCTGACTAGAACTTCAGAGCAAGAGGCTGGGGTGAATGTGGATGCTGCTGCCGCTGCTGCTATCCTTCAGGCAGCCACTAGAGGTATTAAGAATCCCAATTTGAGTATCATCTCAGGCTCATCTAAGAACGGCGATAGTCAGGGTCAAAGCAGTGAGGGCGCCCAAGCATCGAGCTTCCTCAATGTCCCACCATCTGGGCTCAGTATAGTTGGTCAGAAGTCTGACAGAAGGATGGGACATGGTGTTTCGATTCCAAAGGTGAAGGAAATTGCAAAGTCTGCTGCTGCGGAAGCTGCAAGTGAAGCAGACTCCTCTGAAGCACACTTGAGCAAAGAGCAGAAGCTAAAAGCAGAGAGGCTGAGAAGGGCAAAGATGTTTGTTTCCCTGTTAAAAGGTGGTGGAGCAGCTCCTGCCAAAAGAGATTCACTTGGAGGGTCAGTGGAGCCACAAGGATCTGCCTTATCAGGTTCTGTTACAGAGGTTAATGTTGCTACTAAAGAAAGAGAAGGCAGTGCAGCTCTGGCAGAATTGACTGCTGTGGAGAGAGAAGGCAGTACTGCCCCATTAGATAACAACAATGCGTCGAATGAAAATGAGAAACCTGAAATGCAACATACTGCTGAAGAGCATGAGCGACGATCGAGAAGAAAATACAGGTCAAGATCTGGTATACACGAAGATGAGgatgaagaagaggaagaggggcaggaggaggaggaggagcaGCGTTCCAGGAAGAAGCGCCGGTCatcaagaaaagatgaagatgaagaaagtgaagAGATAAGGGATGATAAGCGATCCAGAAAAAAGAGGCGATCACGCCGTCACAGACACAAAGATAGTGAAAATGCAGGcgaggatgaagatgatgaagataATAGGCGATCAAGAAAGAAGCACCACAAAAGGCATTCATCCCCTgaaaatgatgatgatcaaAGAGATGCAGAGAGACATCATAAGCATGGAAGCAAAAAGCATTCAAGTCATCGGTCTTCACGTGAAAATTGGAAAGATGACGATGAGGGGGACTATAAACATTCCAAGAAGAAACATAGATCTCATAGAAGCTCCCATCGCAGTAGAGATAGACATGAACACAAGACCAAAgattctagtgatgatgagtCTGATAGATCTCGTAGAACTTCCCATAGGATTAAAGATAGACACAAACACAGGACTAAACATTCTAGCGACAATGAACCTGAAGGCAGACATAAGCATGCAAGCTCTTCTGATGATGAAGAGCAGCAGTATGACCTGGGTGGTAAGAATGAGAAAGGTAccaaagaaagagaagaactgGAAGAAGGTGAGATCCTTGCCAAAGCGTCAGATCAATCAAGAGGAAGTTTGGGAGGTTCTGTCAGCAGAGAAGCTTCAGTCGATGTATCTAGTTCCCAGCAAAGAGCCCCATCTCAGCCGTCTGAATCAACTGAGATATCAGATGATCTTAGGGCCAAAATTCGCGCAATGTTAATGGCGACTAGGACGTAG
- the LOC101250744 gene encoding uncharacterized protein isoform X1 yields the protein MDLVVVGRHALFFDDDSLAAFVNSGDALVDWNSLQIDRYDVRHLLSAPPPSRRRSNSSSSSNLVDASIQLELDKERYLDLPLPSDEPDLEEGDESADAGAYRAVGFSYGNTDDLADRRSSEVQESSVFRPSFQVPESLLQCLPPTEKLHQIIARTALFVSKHGGQSEIVLRVKQGNNPTFGFLMPDHGLHAYFRYLVDHPELLQSDSDLNAQSEGPKTSNEHKEHDGGGGALSMLGSVYGFGEDEEPANGDDPGSRVSSVQVESLDTSNISRPLGRAESSSKAFENGEKETDERGSTHSLRSSKDKEKVPSLKKNNLVSASKSGSRSSMRKESDFSSSAVAEKTKTDMSGLGAVTKTGPMVEPPFELKRLIDKIVEFILRNGKQFESTLMEQDSKHGRFPFLLPSNQYHPYYLKVLQKAQESKVHGSERRSSLKERDSTSLRASEYDLPYEIDKKEKFKMVIGKSKKETQDSLTRTSEQEAGVNVDAAAAAAILQAATRGIKNPNLSIISGSSKNGDSQGQSSEGAQASSFLNVPPSGLSIVGQKSDRRMGHGVSIPKVKEIAKSAAAEAASEADSSEAHLSKEQKLKAERLRRAKMFVSLLKGGGAAPAKRDSLGGSVEPQGSALSGSVTEVNVATKEREGSAALAELTAVEREGSTAPLDNNNASNENEKPEMQHTAEEHERRSRRKYRSRSGIHEDEDEEEEEGQEEEEEQRSRKKRRSSRKDEDEESEEIRDDKRSRKKRRSRRHRHKDSENAGEDEDDEDNRRSRKKHHKRHSSPENDDDQRDAERHHKHGSKKHSSHRSSRENWKDDDEGDYKHSKKKHRSHRSSHRSRDRHEHKTKDSSDDESDRSRRTSHRIKDRHKHRTKHSSDNEPEGRHKHASSSDDEEQQYDLGGKNEKGTKEREELEEGEILAKASDQSRGSLGGSVSREASVDVSSSQQRAPSQPSESTEISDDLRAKIRAMLMATRT from the exons ATGGATCTAGTGGTGGTCGGCCGCCATGCCCTCTTCTTCGACGACGACTCCCTGGCGGCATTTGTCAACTCCGGCGATGCGCTTGTCGATTGGAACTCTCTCCAGATTGATCGTTATGATGTTCGTCACCTTCTCTCCGCTCCCCCACCTTCCCGGCGTCGGTCTAACTCTTCTTCTTCGTCTAACCTCGTTGATGCTTCAATTCAGCTCGAGCTTGATAAGGAACGTTACCTCGATCTTCCTCTACCTTCAGATGAACCAG ATTTAGAAGAAGGTGATGAGTCGGCAGATGCTGGTGCCTATCGTGCTGTGGGTTTCTCATACGGAAACACGGATGATCTTGCTGACAGGAGAAGTTCTGAGGTTCAGGAAAGCTCTGTCTTCCGTCCCTCCTTTCAAGTGCCTGAAAGCCTTCTTCAGTGCTTG CCACCAACGGAAAAATTGCATCAAATAATTGCAAGGACTGCTCTGTTTGTGAGCAAACATGGTGGGCAGTCAGAAATTGTTCTCAGGGTGAAGCAGGGAAACAATCCAACATTTGGGTTCTTGATGCCTGACCATGGTCTTCATGCATACTTTAGGTATCTTGTTGATCATCCTGAACTTTTACAATCTGATAGTGATTTGAATGCTCAAAGTGAAGGACCAAAGACTTCTAATGAGCACAAGGAACATGACGGTGGTGGAGGTGCTTTATCTATGCTTGGTTCTGTTTATGGGTTTGGGGAGGATGAGGAGCCTGCAAATGGGGATGATCCTGGATCCAGAGTTTCCAGTGTACAAGTGGAGTCATTGGATACCTCTAACATTTCCCGTCCACTTGGAAGGGCTGAATCTAGTTCTAAGGCATTTGAAAATGGTGAGAAAGAAACAGATGAGAGAGGTTCTACTCATTCACTTCGTTCTAGTAAAGATAAAGAAAAGGTTCCTTCACTGAAAAAGAATAATTTGGTCAGTGCTTCCAAGAGTGGTAGTAGAAGCAGCATGCGGAAGGAAAGTGACTTCAGTTCTTCTGCTGTAGCAGAAAAGACAAAGACAGACATGTCTGGTCTAGGAGCTGTCACTAAGACTGGACCGATGGTGGAGCCTCCATTTGAACTGAAGAGATTGATTGATAAGATAGTGGAGTTCATTCTGAGGAATGGGAAGCAGTTTGAGTCAACTCTGATGGAACAGGACAGTAAACATGGGAGATTCCCATTTCTCCTTCCGTCCAACCAATATCATCCCTACTATCTAAAAGTACTCCAGAAAGCTCAAGAG TCAAAAGTCCATGGATCAGAAAGGAGATCTTCTTTGAAGGAAAGGGATTCTACCTCTTTAAGGGCTTCGGAGTATGATCTGCCATATGAAATTGATAAGAAAGAGAAGTTTAAGATGGTGATTGGCAAATCCAAGAAGGAAACACAAGACTCTCTGACTAGAACTTCAGAGCAAGAGGCTGGGGTGAATGTGGATGCTGCTGCCGCTGCTGCTATCCTTCAGGCAGCCACTAGAGGTATTAAGAATCCCAATTTGAGTATCATCTCAGGCTCATCTAAGAACGGCGATAGTCAGGGTCAAAGCAGTGAGGGCGCCCAAGCATCGAGCTTCCTCAATGTCCCACCATCTGGGCTCAGTATAGTTGGTCAGAAGTCTGACAGAAGGATGGGACATGGTGTTTCGATTCCAAAGGTGAAGGAAATTGCAAAGTCTGCTGCTGCGGAAGCTGCAAGTGAAGCAGACTCCTCTGAAGCACACTTGAGCAAAGAGCAGAAGCTAAAAGCAGAGAGGCTGAGAAGGGCAAAGATGTTTGTTTCCCTGTTAAAAGGTGGTGGAGCAGCTCCTGCCAAAAGAGATTCACTTGGAGGGTCAGTGGAGCCACAAGGATCTGCCTTATCAGGTTCTGTTACAGAGGTTAATGTTGCTACTAAAGAAAGAGAAGGCAGTGCAGCTCTGGCAGAATTGACTGCTGTGGAGAGAGAAGGCAGTACTGCCCCATTAGATAACAACAATGCGTCGAATGAAAATGAGAAACCTGAAATGCAACATACTGCTGAAGAGCATGAGCGACGATCGAGAAGAAAATACAGGTCAAGATCTGGTATACACGAAGATGAGgatgaagaagaggaagaggggcaggaggaggaggaggagcaGCGTTCCAGGAAGAAGCGCCGGTCatcaagaaaagatgaagatgaagaaagtgaagAGATAAGGGATGATAAGCGATCCAGAAAAAAGAGGCGATCACGCCGTCACAGACACAAAGATAGTGAAAATGCAGGcgaggatgaagatgatgaagataATAGGCGATCAAGAAAGAAGCACCACAAAAGGCATTCATCCCCTgaaaatgatgatgatcaaAGAGATGCAGAGAGACATCATAAGCATGGAAGCAAAAAGCATTCAAGTCATCGGTCTTCACGTGAAAATTGGAAAGATGACGATGAGGGGGACTATAAACATTCCAAGAAGAAACATAGATCTCATAGAAGCTCCCATCGCAGTAGAGATAGACATGAACACAAGACCAAAgattctagtgatgatgagtCTGATAGATCTCGTAGAACTTCCCATAGGATTAAAGATAGACACAAACACAGGACTAAACATTCTAGCGACAATGAACCTGAAGGCAGACATAAGCATGCAAGCTCTTCTGATGATGAAGAGCAGCAGTATGACCTGGGTGGTAAGAATGAGAAAGGTAccaaagaaagagaagaactgGAAGAAGGTGAGATCCTTGCCAAAGCGTCAGATCAATCAAGAGGAAGTTTGGGAGGTTCTGTCAGCAGAGAAGCTTCAGTCGATGTATCTAGTTCCCAGCAAAGAGCCCCATCTCAGCCGTCTGAATCAACTGAGATATCAGATGATCTTAGGGCCAAAATTCGCGCAATGTTAATGGCGACTAGGACGTAG
- the CAB7 gene encoding chlorophyll a-b binding protein 7, chloroplastic: MASACASSTIAAVAFSSPSSRRNGSIVGTTKASFLGGRRLRVSKYSTTPTARSATTVCVAADPDRPLWFPGSTPPPWLDGSLPGDFGFDPLGLASDPESLRWNQQAELVHCRWAMLGAAGIFIPELLTKIGILNTPSWYTAGEQEYFTDTTTLFIVELVLIGWAEGRRWADIIKPGCVNTDPIFPNNKLTGTDVGYPGGLWFDPLGWGSGSPAKIKELRTKEIKNGRLAMLAVMGAWFQHIYTGTGPIDNLFAHLADPGHATIFAAFSPK; the protein is encoded by the exons ATGGCCTCAGCTTGTGCTTCATCCACCATTGCTGCTGTTGCTTTTTCTTCTCCAAG TTCGAGGAGAAATGGATCAattgtaggaacaacaaaagCTTCATTCCTTGGAGGAAGAAGATTGAGAGTAAGCAAATACAGTACTACACCTACAGCACGAAGTGCAACTACAGTGTGCGTTGCTGCAGACCCTGACAGACCCCTCTGGTTCCCTGGCAGCACCCCACCTCCATGGCTTGATGGCAG CCTTCCCGGAGACTTCGGTTTCGATCCTCTTGGTCTAG CATCTGATCCAGAGAGCTTGAGATGGAACCAACAGGCAGAACTTGTACACTGCAGATGGGCAATGTTGGGAGCTGCAGGAATTTTCATTCCAGAATTACTCACAAAAATTGGAATACTTAACACACCTTCATGGTACACTGCTGGTGAACAAGAATATTTCACGGACACAACGACTCTCTTCATCGTTGAATTGGTACTTATTGGTTGGGCTGAGGGAAGAAGATGGGCAGATATCATCAAGCCTGGATGCGTTAACACGGATCCAATCTTCCCTAACAACAAGCTCACGGGGACAGATGTTGGTTATCCAGGAGGTTTATGGTTTGATCCCTTGGGTTGGGGTTCGGGTTCACCTGCAAAGATAAAGGAGTTGAGGACAAAGGAGATTAAGAACGGTAGACTTGCTATGTTAGCCGTTATGGGTGCATGGTTCCAACACATTTACACTGGAACAGGCCCTATTGATAACCTATTTGCTCACCTAGCTGATCCTGGTCATGCCACTATTTTTGCT GCATTCAGTCCCAAGTGA